The following are encoded together in the Chlorocebus sabaeus isolate Y175 chromosome 20, mChlSab1.0.hap1, whole genome shotgun sequence genome:
- the LOC119619259 gene encoding chymotrypsin-like elastase family member 2A isoform X2: protein MIRTLLLSTLVAGALSCGVPSYLPPVTRVVGGEEATPNSWPWQASLQYTSDGKWYHTCGGSLIDNSWVLTAAHCISDSRTYRVALGRHNLYIAESGSLTVRVSETVVHPKWNSSDASKGYDIALLKLADPVSLTDKIRLACLPPAGTILPNNYPCYVTGWGYLHSNGPASDVLQQGRLLVVDYATCSKFYWWGSTVKTSMICAGGDGKISSCYGDSGGPLNCQASDGRWEVHGIVSFGFRFSCNFYHKPSVFTRVSNYIDWINSVIENN, encoded by the exons ATGATTAGGACCCTGCTGCTGTCCACTTTGGTGGCTGGAG CCCTCAGTTGTGGGGTCCCCAGTTACCTGCCTCCTGTGACTAGGGTGGTTGGAGGTGAAGAAGCGACGCCCAACAGCTGGCCCTGGCAG GCCTCCCTGCAATACACCTCCGATGGCAAGTGGTACCACACCTGCGGAGGGTCCCTGATAGACAACAGCTGGGTCCTGACGGCTGCCCACTGCATCAG CGACTCCAGGACCTACCGCGTGGCGCTGGGACGGCACAACCTCTACATTGCGGAGTCTGGCTCGCTGACCGTCAGGGTCTCTGAGACTGTGGTGCATCCGAAATGGAACTCCAGCGATGCCTCCAAAGG GTACGACATTGCCCTGCTCAAACTGGCTGACCCCGTCTCCCTCACCGACAAGATCCGGCtggcctgcctccctcctgctggcaccattctacccaacaactaccCCTGCTACGTCACGGGCTGGGGATATCTGCATAGTAA CGGGCCTGCTTCTGATGTCCTGCAGCAGGGTCGGTTGCTGGTTGTGGACTATGCCACCTGCTCCAAGTTTTACTGGTGGGGCAGCACCGTGAAAACCAGTATGATCTGTGCTGGGGGTGATGGCAAGATCTCCAGTTGCTAC GGAGACTCCGGCGGGCCGCTGAACTGCCAGGCGTCTGACGGCCGGTGGGAGGTGCATGGCATCGTCAGCTTTGGGTTCAGGTTCAGCTGCAACTTCTACCACAAGCCCTCCGTCTTCACACGAGTCTCCAATTACATCGACTGGATCAATTCG GTGATTGAAAATAACTAA
- the LOC119619259 gene encoding chymotrypsin-like elastase family member 2A isoform X1, protein MIRTLLLSTLVAGALSCGVPSYLPPVTRVVGGEEATPNSWPWQASLQYTSDGKWYHTCGGSLIDNSWVLTAAHCISDSRTYRVALGRHNLYIAESGSLTVRVSETVVHPKWNSSDASKGYDIALLKLADPVSLTDKIRLACLPPAGTILPNNYPCYVTGWGYLHSNGPASDVLQQGRLLVVDYATCSKFYWWGSTVKTSMICAGGDGKISSCYGDSGGPLNCQASDGRWEVHGIVSFGFRFSCNFYHKPSVFTRVSNYIDWINSVRTGPALSSCL, encoded by the exons ATGATTAGGACCCTGCTGCTGTCCACTTTGGTGGCTGGAG CCCTCAGTTGTGGGGTCCCCAGTTACCTGCCTCCTGTGACTAGGGTGGTTGGAGGTGAAGAAGCGACGCCCAACAGCTGGCCCTGGCAG GCCTCCCTGCAATACACCTCCGATGGCAAGTGGTACCACACCTGCGGAGGGTCCCTGATAGACAACAGCTGGGTCCTGACGGCTGCCCACTGCATCAG CGACTCCAGGACCTACCGCGTGGCGCTGGGACGGCACAACCTCTACATTGCGGAGTCTGGCTCGCTGACCGTCAGGGTCTCTGAGACTGTGGTGCATCCGAAATGGAACTCCAGCGATGCCTCCAAAGG GTACGACATTGCCCTGCTCAAACTGGCTGACCCCGTCTCCCTCACCGACAAGATCCGGCtggcctgcctccctcctgctggcaccattctacccaacaactaccCCTGCTACGTCACGGGCTGGGGATATCTGCATAGTAA CGGGCCTGCTTCTGATGTCCTGCAGCAGGGTCGGTTGCTGGTTGTGGACTATGCCACCTGCTCCAAGTTTTACTGGTGGGGCAGCACCGTGAAAACCAGTATGATCTGTGCTGGGGGTGATGGCAAGATCTCCAGTTGCTAC GGAGACTCCGGCGGGCCGCTGAACTGCCAGGCGTCTGACGGCCGGTGGGAGGTGCATGGCATCGTCAGCTTTGGGTTCAGGTTCAGCTGCAACTTCTACCACAAGCCCTCCGTCTTCACACGAGTCTCCAATTACATCGACTGGATCAATTCGGTAAGAACCGGACCAGCCctcagctcatgcctgtaa